The Candidatus Accumulibacter similis genome has a segment encoding these proteins:
- the rfbA gene encoding glucose-1-phosphate thymidylyltransferase RfbA translates to MRKGIILAGGSGTRLHPATLAISKQLLPVFDKPMIYYPLSTLMLAGIREILIISTPQDTPRFAQLLGDGSRWGLDLSYAVQHSPDGLPQAFIIGADFLGQDPSALVLGDNIFYGHSFQQLLSRANERQVGSTIFAYHVHDPQRYGVAEFDSGGRVLSLEEKPQVPKSNYAVTGLYFYDNQVTELASGLKPSARGELEIIDLTRLYLAQGQLQVELMGRGYAWLDTGTHESLLGAGQFIATIEHRQGLKVACPEEIAFRHDWITADQLEALAQPLTKSGYGEYLLALLRERPL, encoded by the coding sequence ATGCGCAAAGGGATCATTCTGGCCGGTGGTTCCGGCACTCGCCTTCACCCCGCCACGCTGGCCATCAGCAAGCAGTTGCTGCCGGTCTTCGACAAGCCGATGATCTACTATCCGCTGAGCACGCTGATGCTGGCGGGAATCCGCGAGATTCTGATCATCTCGACGCCCCAGGATACGCCCCGCTTCGCACAGCTGCTGGGCGATGGCTCACGCTGGGGACTCGATCTCAGCTATGCGGTGCAACACAGCCCGGATGGCCTGCCGCAGGCCTTCATCATCGGTGCCGACTTTCTCGGGCAGGATCCATCGGCGCTGGTTCTTGGCGACAACATCTTTTATGGCCATAGTTTTCAGCAATTGCTTTCCCGGGCAAACGAGCGCCAGGTCGGCAGCACGATCTTCGCGTACCACGTGCATGACCCCCAGCGCTACGGCGTGGCGGAGTTCGACAGCGGAGGCAGGGTGCTGAGCCTGGAGGAGAAACCCCAGGTACCCAAGTCCAACTACGCGGTCACCGGTCTGTATTTCTACGACAATCAGGTGACCGAACTGGCGAGCGGACTCAAGCCATCAGCTCGCGGCGAGCTGGAGATCATCGATCTGACTCGCCTCTACCTGGCGCAGGGGCAGCTTCAGGTCGAGCTGATGGGGCGGGGTTATGCCTGGCTGGACACCGGGACGCACGAAAGCCTGCTTGGGGCGGGGCAGTTCATCGCCACCATCGAGCACCGGCAGGGGCTGAAGGTGGCCTGCCCCGAGGAGATCGCTTTTCGCCATGACTGGATCACCGCCGATCAGCTCGAGGCGCTTGCGCAGCCGCTGACCAAGAGCGGCTACGGTGAGTACTTGCTTGCCCTGCTGCGGGAAAGGCCGCTCTGA
- a CDS encoding branched-chain amino acid ABC transporter ATP-binding protein/permease — translation MKRSLHSTILLLIFVLALLAAPALLPEFHVTLLNYIGLYAIVTLGLVMLTGVGGLTSFGQAAFAGLGAYTSAYLTTAHGVSPWLTLPAGLLVTAIVALSLGLVTLRLSGHFLPLGTIAWGISLYYLFGNLEALGGHTGISGVPPLHILDVELRSGRDFFYLIWAILLGLILATRNLLDSREGRAIRALKGGSVMAEAMGVNTPRSKIVVFAVAALYASISGWLYAHLQRFVNPTPFSLTQGIEYLFMAVVGGVSHVWGAILGAGLITVLKQWLQDWLPRLLGESGNFEMIVFGLLMIVVLHRARDGVWPMLQRFWPQEVRRARAEGVPHLAKRPLPEPGSVLLEVTDASKCFGGLVANDRVSFRVRAGEIMALIGPNGAGKSTMFNGISGVDPLSSGRVSFRGQRVESLPARRIARLGMSRTFQHVRLLPAMSVIENVAIGAHLRGRKGFVAAACRTDRDEDARLLHEAAMQIERCGLRDQMYEPAGNLPLGRQRLVEIARALAADPCLLLLDEPAAGLRYTEKQALAELLRRLRAEGMGILLVEHDMEFVMGLADRVVVMEFGRKLAAGLPEEIQRNPAVVEAYLGGVE, via the coding sequence ATGAAACGCAGCCTGCACTCGACGATCCTCCTCCTCATTTTCGTCCTCGCCCTGCTGGCGGCACCTGCCCTGTTGCCCGAGTTCCATGTCACGCTGCTGAACTACATCGGCCTTTACGCCATCGTCACCCTCGGGCTGGTGATGCTGACCGGCGTCGGCGGCCTCACGTCCTTCGGACAGGCGGCCTTTGCCGGCCTCGGCGCCTATACATCCGCCTACCTGACGACGGCGCACGGTGTTTCGCCCTGGCTGACGCTGCCTGCCGGCCTGCTGGTGACGGCGATCGTCGCCCTGTCTCTGGGACTCGTGACCCTGCGACTGTCCGGCCACTTCCTGCCCCTGGGCACCATCGCCTGGGGCATCAGCCTGTACTACCTGTTCGGCAACCTGGAGGCGCTCGGCGGTCACACCGGCATTTCCGGCGTGCCGCCGCTGCACATTCTCGACGTCGAACTCAGGTCCGGCCGCGACTTCTTCTACCTGATCTGGGCCATCCTGCTCGGGCTGATCCTGGCCACGCGCAACCTGCTCGACTCACGCGAGGGCAGGGCAATACGTGCACTCAAGGGCGGCTCGGTGATGGCCGAGGCCATGGGCGTCAACACACCCCGTTCAAAGATCGTCGTCTTCGCTGTCGCCGCCCTCTATGCCTCCATCTCGGGATGGCTGTATGCCCACCTGCAGCGCTTCGTGAACCCCACCCCTTTTTCTCTCACGCAGGGGATCGAGTACCTGTTCATGGCCGTCGTTGGCGGCGTCTCGCACGTCTGGGGAGCGATTCTCGGCGCCGGTCTGATCACCGTCCTCAAGCAATGGCTGCAGGACTGGCTGCCCCGCCTGCTGGGCGAAAGCGGCAACTTCGAGATGATCGTTTTCGGTCTGCTGATGATCGTCGTCCTGCACCGGGCGCGCGACGGTGTGTGGCCGATGCTGCAACGCTTCTGGCCGCAGGAGGTGCGGCGCGCGCGCGCTGAAGGCGTGCCGCACCTGGCGAAACGGCCGCTTCCCGAGCCTGGCTCCGTACTCCTCGAGGTCACCGATGCGAGCAAGTGCTTTGGCGGCCTGGTGGCCAATGACCGCGTGAGTTTCCGGGTTCGCGCCGGTGAGATCATGGCCCTTATCGGTCCCAACGGCGCCGGCAAGAGCACGATGTTCAACGGCATCTCCGGCGTCGACCCGCTGAGCTCGGGTCGCGTCAGCTTTCGTGGCCAGCGTGTCGAGTCGCTGCCGGCACGCCGGATTGCCCGCCTGGGAATGAGCCGCACCTTTCAGCATGTGCGTCTGCTGCCCGCGATGAGCGTCATCGAGAATGTCGCCATCGGGGCCCATCTGCGTGGGCGCAAGGGTTTCGTTGCCGCAGCCTGCCGTACCGACCGCGACGAGGATGCGCGTCTGCTGCACGAGGCGGCAATGCAGATCGAGCGCTGTGGTCTGCGCGACCAGATGTACGAGCCTGCCGGAAACCTGCCTCTCGGCCGGCAGCGGCTGGTCGAGATTGCCCGGGCGCTGGCTGCCGACCCTTGTCTGTTGCTTCTCGACGAACCGGCGGCCGGTCTGCGCTACACCGAGAAACAGGCTCTTGCTGAATTGCTGCGACGACTGCGCGCGGAAGGGATGGGCATCCTGCTGGTCGAGCACGACATGGAATTCGTCATGGGTCTGGCCGACCGGGTGGTGGTCATGGAGTTCGGCCGCAAGCTGGCAGCAGGCTTGCCGGAAGAGATCCAGCGCAACCCGGCGGTGGTCGAAGCCTACCTCGGGGGGGTCGAATGA
- a CDS encoding methyltransferase domain-containing protein gives MSWNPGQYLRFADARLRPALDLLARLGEAEARRIVDLGCGAGNVTRLLAERWPAAAIIGIDSDAAMLARAASTPSDIDWQRADVATWRAGFSPDLLFSNAVLHWLPDHHGLLPTLVGQLCPGGILAVQMPANFGEPAHQILRQLAGEPHWNDALGSVRMGSILPPTDYERLLRPLCRQMELWETTYWHVLSGEDPIVEWMKGTTLLPFMERLDGAAAERFLAAYRERLAVVYRRSPDGTTLFPFKRLFFVAQR, from the coding sequence ATGAGCTGGAATCCCGGGCAGTACCTCAGGTTCGCCGATGCCCGGTTGCGGCCGGCGCTCGATCTTCTCGCCAGGCTGGGCGAGGCGGAGGCGCGGCGCATCGTCGATCTCGGCTGCGGTGCCGGCAACGTCACCCGCTTGCTTGCCGAGCGCTGGCCGGCGGCGGCGATCATCGGCATCGACAGCGATGCGGCGATGCTCGCGCGCGCCGCCAGTACGCCGTCGGACATCGATTGGCAGCGGGCCGACGTCGCCACTTGGCGGGCCGGCTTCAGTCCCGACCTGCTGTTCTCGAATGCGGTTCTGCACTGGCTGCCGGATCACCACGGACTGCTGCCCACGCTTGTCGGGCAACTCTGCCCGGGCGGGATCCTGGCGGTTCAGATGCCGGCCAACTTTGGCGAACCGGCGCACCAGATCCTGCGCCAGCTCGCTGGCGAGCCGCACTGGAACGATGCGCTTGGCAGCGTGCGCATGGGCAGCATCCTGCCGCCCACAGACTACGAGCGCCTGCTGCGGCCACTCTGCCGTCAGATGGAGCTTTGGGAAACGACCTATTGGCACGTGCTGAGCGGCGAGGACCCGATCGTTGAATGGATGAAGGGGACGACGCTGCTGCCTTTCATGGAACGGCTCGATGGCGCCGCCGCCGAGCGTTTCCTCGCCGCCTATCGCGAGCGGCTGGCTGTCGTCTATCGCCGCAGCCCGGACGGAACGACGCTGTTTCCCTTCAAGCGCCTGTTCTTCGTCGCCCAGCGCTGA
- a CDS encoding branched-chain amino acid ABC transporter permease, which produces MDLQIALLLGQDGVTNGAIYALLALALVLVFAVTRVIFIPQGEFVAFGALTLASLQAGRLPGTVWLLLAMGTAIALVEGATAVRAHRFRRLPLILLLNCGAPLLLAASLVAVSPAGLPLLVQVLLTLMLVVPLAPMLYRLAYQPIAEASVLALLIVSVAVHVTLTGLGLVFFGAEGSRTPPFTDVSFEVGDAVLHGQTVLVIVASILLIAALYFFFERTLYGKALRATAMNRTGARLMGISGDLAGLLSFTLAGAIGAFSGVLISPITTIYYDSGFLIGLKGFVGAIIGGLASYPLAAAGAVLVGFLEAYSSFWASAFKEVIVFTLIIPVLLWRSLKTRHVEEA; this is translated from the coding sequence ATGGATTTGCAGATTGCATTGCTGCTGGGCCAGGATGGCGTCACCAACGGCGCCATATACGCCCTGCTGGCGCTGGCGCTGGTTCTCGTTTTCGCGGTGACGCGGGTGATCTTCATCCCGCAGGGCGAGTTCGTCGCCTTCGGCGCACTGACGCTGGCCAGCCTGCAGGCGGGAAGACTGCCGGGAACGGTGTGGCTGCTGCTCGCGATGGGGACCGCGATTGCCCTCGTCGAAGGCGCGACGGCAGTCCGTGCGCACCGCTTCCGCCGCTTGCCGCTGATCCTGCTGCTCAATTGTGGCGCGCCGCTGCTCCTGGCCGCCAGCCTGGTGGCGGTCTCGCCGGCTGGGCTACCGTTGCTGGTGCAGGTGCTGCTGACCTTGATGCTGGTGGTCCCGCTCGCACCGATGCTGTACCGCCTGGCTTACCAGCCGATCGCCGAGGCATCGGTGCTGGCATTGCTGATCGTTTCGGTTGCGGTGCATGTAACCCTGACCGGCCTGGGGCTCGTGTTCTTCGGCGCCGAGGGCTCGCGGACCCCGCCCTTCACCGATGTCAGTTTCGAAGTCGGCGATGCCGTGCTGCATGGCCAGACGGTTCTCGTCATCGTTGCCAGCATCCTGCTGATCGCCGCGCTCTATTTCTTCTTTGAACGGACGCTGTACGGCAAGGCCCTGCGGGCGACGGCGATGAACCGGACGGGTGCCCGCCTGATGGGCATCTCGGGGGATCTCGCGGGACTGCTTTCGTTCACCCTCGCCGGAGCCATCGGCGCCTTCTCCGGCGTGCTGATTTCTCCGATCACCACGATCTACTACGATTCGGGTTTCCTGATCGGCCTCAAGGGCTTCGTCGGCGCGATCATCGGCGGGCTTGCGAGTTACCCGTTGGCGGCGGCGGGCGCGGTCCTGGTCGGCTTCCTCGAAGCATACTCATCATTCTGGGCGAGCGCGTTCAAGGAGGTGATCGTCTTCACGCTGATCATCCCCGTGCTGCTCTGGCGGTCACTCAAGACGCGCCATGTGGAGGAGGCATGA
- a CDS encoding TSUP family transporter, whose protein sequence is MYGLDPVLLGGLAVAALLAGFIDAVVGGGGLIQIPALFQALPRELPATLFGTNKFSSIFGTTSAAWRYARRVEMPWRTTLPAAAAAFACSYLGAMAVAWLPPAVLRPLILLMLIGAAGYTFARPDFGGIHRPQHTGRHEFAYALLLGGAIGFYDGFFGPGTGSFLIFLFIRFFGFDFLHASAAAKVVNVATNLAALGFFVPHGHLLPLLAMMMAACNVVGSFVGSQLALRHGSAFVRRAFLCVVSVFILKFAHDTFR, encoded by the coding sequence ATGTACGGACTCGACCCGGTGCTGCTGGGCGGTCTGGCAGTGGCAGCCCTGCTTGCCGGCTTCATCGATGCCGTTGTCGGTGGCGGCGGCCTGATCCAGATCCCCGCGCTGTTCCAGGCGCTGCCGCGCGAGTTGCCGGCGACCCTGTTCGGGACAAACAAGTTTTCCAGCATCTTCGGCACGACCAGTGCCGCTTGGCGCTATGCCCGCCGCGTCGAGATGCCCTGGCGGACGACGCTGCCGGCAGCCGCGGCCGCGTTCGCCTGCTCCTACCTCGGTGCCATGGCGGTGGCCTGGCTGCCGCCGGCCGTGCTGCGGCCGCTGATCCTGCTGATGTTGATCGGTGCCGCCGGGTACACCTTCGCGCGCCCCGATTTCGGTGGCATTCACCGACCGCAACACACGGGGCGGCACGAGTTTGCCTACGCCCTCCTGCTGGGCGGAGCCATCGGCTTCTATGATGGCTTCTTTGGCCCGGGGACCGGCAGCTTCCTGATCTTCCTCTTCATCCGTTTCTTCGGTTTCGATTTCCTGCACGCGTCGGCGGCAGCGAAAGTGGTCAACGTGGCCACCAACCTGGCGGCGCTGGGCTTCTTCGTCCCGCACGGCCACCTGCTCCCCTTGCTGGCGATGATGATGGCGGCCTGCAACGTCGTCGGCTCGTTCGTCGGTAGTCAGCTCGCGCTGCGGCACGGCAGCGCCTTTGTCAGGAGGGCCTTCCTCTGCGTCGTCAGCGTCTTCATCCTCAAGTTTGCCCATGATACCTTCCGTTAG
- a CDS encoding IclR family transcriptional regulator, producing MAEQQADKGSIQVIERMMSLLEVLASLPEPASLKALAQTTGLHPSTAHRILAAMTGSALVERHESGTYTLGIRFLELGNIVKSRISIRQVALPYMQQLHESIGEAVNLGVRHEDEIIYVERTSSGRSLLRVVYLVGGRAPLHLTSVGKLFLAADSPADVRAYARRTGLPGKTPHSLTRLDALEKELDWIRRHGFASDDEEAEIGLRCIAAPIRNDEGQLAAGLSVSAPSERHDPDWVGPIKATASRIEQALGYRQPLPT from the coding sequence ATGGCCGAACAGCAGGCAGACAAGGGTTCAATCCAGGTCATCGAGCGGATGATGTCGCTGCTCGAAGTACTGGCGAGCCTGCCGGAACCAGCGAGCCTGAAGGCACTGGCGCAGACCACCGGCCTCCATCCCTCGACGGCGCATCGCATCCTGGCAGCAATGACCGGTTCGGCCCTCGTCGAGCGACACGAGAGTGGCACCTACACGCTCGGAATCCGGTTCCTCGAGCTAGGCAACATCGTCAAGTCGCGCATCAGCATCCGACAGGTGGCGCTGCCCTACATGCAGCAACTGCACGAGTCGATCGGCGAGGCTGTCAATCTCGGTGTCCGGCACGAGGACGAGATCATCTATGTCGAGAGGACATCGAGCGGTCGCTCGTTGTTGCGCGTGGTCTATCTCGTCGGCGGACGGGCGCCACTGCACCTGACTTCGGTCGGCAAACTGTTCCTCGCTGCCGACAGTCCGGCCGATGTGCGCGCGTATGCCCGGCGCACCGGCCTGCCCGGAAAGACGCCGCATTCACTGACCCGCCTTGATGCTCTGGAAAAGGAACTCGACTGGATACGCCGGCACGGCTTCGCCTCGGACGATGAGGAGGCGGAGATCGGCCTGCGCTGCATCGCGGCTCCGATCCGCAACGACGAGGGGCAGCTTGCCGCAGGGCTTTCGGTCTCGGCACCGAGCGAGCGCCATGATCCGGACTGGGTGGGGCCGATCAAGGCCACCGCGAGCAGGATCGAACAGGCCCTCGGCTATCGCCAACCGCTGCCGACGTGA
- a CDS encoding ABC transporter ATP-binding protein produces MSVPPATEERSVVLEVRDLSVRYGKVEALHGLSLRVHRGEIVTVIGPNGAGKTTLLSALIGLLPLRGDLVYLGEVQSAGRSVEQLVRQGMTLVPEKRELFAEMSVADNLLLGAFDRYRAGHRDELETIDHVFDIFPRLMERREQVAGTLSGGERQMLAMGRALMAKPRLLLLDEPSLGLAPIVTREIFRTIAHLKSIGVAMLLVEQNARAALQVADYAYVLETGTISLEGPSGSLASDPRVIESYLGLGGRH; encoded by the coding sequence ATGAGTGTACCTCCGGCGACCGAAGAACGCAGCGTCGTGCTCGAGGTGCGCGACCTGTCCGTCCGCTATGGCAAGGTCGAAGCGTTGCACGGCCTGTCGCTGCGGGTGCATCGGGGCGAGATCGTGACCGTCATCGGCCCCAACGGCGCCGGCAAGACCACACTGCTGTCGGCGCTGATCGGTCTGCTGCCGCTACGTGGTGATCTGGTCTACCTTGGCGAAGTGCAGAGTGCCGGGCGCAGTGTCGAACAACTGGTGCGGCAGGGAATGACCCTGGTGCCGGAAAAGCGCGAACTGTTCGCGGAAATGAGCGTCGCTGACAACCTCCTGCTGGGGGCGTTCGATCGCTACCGTGCCGGCCATCGCGATGAACTGGAAACGATCGACCACGTCTTCGATATCTTCCCGCGACTGATGGAACGGCGCGAACAGGTGGCAGGCACCCTCTCGGGCGGCGAGCGGCAGATGCTCGCGATGGGCCGCGCGCTGATGGCCAAACCGCGGCTGCTGTTGCTCGACGAACCAAGCCTCGGCCTGGCACCGATCGTCACCAGGGAGATCTTTCGCACCATCGCCCATCTCAAGAGCATCGGGGTCGCCATGCTGCTGGTCGAGCAGAACGCCCGCGCCGCGTTGCAGGTGGCTGATTACGCATATGTTCTGGAAACCGGCACGATCTCCCTGGAAGGGCCCAGCGGATCACTGGCCAGCGATCCGCGGGTCATCGAGAGCTATCTCGGGCTGGGCGGCAGGCATTGA
- a CDS encoding LysR family transcriptional regulator: MSRRRITFRQLESFVAVARQRSFSKAAEELHLTQPAVSLQVRQIAETLGLPLFEQVGRTLVLTEAGEETLQMARALDDLWTNFEATIADLKGLKRGRLRVALVTTAKYFLPRLVGDFCRRHPDVHVALEVADREHIVARMRADQDDLYVLLYPPEDLQVESHPLIDNELVVIAPLGHWAVQRRVDLAELRGERFILRETGSGSRRTIDNHLAKTGIQLDIKLTVSSNEAIRELVASGAGLAVLSRQALSADPGQQEVCILDVGGFPLRQPWLIMHRRSKLLSLPARAFLDELLRRPQAPC, from the coding sequence ATGTCGCGACGCCGGATCACTTTTCGCCAACTCGAGAGCTTTGTCGCCGTCGCACGCCAGCGGAGCTTTTCGAAGGCCGCCGAAGAACTCCATCTGACGCAGCCGGCGGTATCACTGCAGGTGAGACAGATCGCCGAGACCCTCGGTCTGCCGCTGTTCGAGCAGGTGGGTCGCACGCTCGTACTGACCGAGGCCGGCGAGGAAACGCTGCAGATGGCGCGCGCGCTGGATGACCTCTGGACGAACTTCGAGGCAACCATTGCCGATCTGAAGGGCCTCAAGCGTGGCCGCCTGCGAGTCGCACTGGTGACGACCGCAAAGTACTTCCTGCCGCGGCTGGTGGGTGACTTCTGTCGTCGCCATCCGGACGTGCATGTCGCGCTCGAGGTCGCCGATCGCGAGCACATCGTCGCCCGCATGCGGGCCGATCAGGATGACCTCTATGTCCTTCTCTATCCGCCGGAAGACCTGCAGGTGGAAAGCCATCCCCTGATCGACAACGAACTCGTGGTCATCGCGCCGCTCGGGCATTGGGCGGTGCAGCGACGCGTCGATCTGGCCGAACTTCGTGGGGAGCGCTTCATCCTCCGCGAAACGGGCTCGGGTTCGCGACGGACAATCGACAACCACCTGGCAAAGACCGGAATCCAGCTGGACATCAAACTGACCGTCAGCAGCAACGAGGCCATTCGCGAGCTGGTAGCCAGTGGCGCCGGGCTGGCGGTCCTTTCGCGACAGGCGTTGAGCGCGGATCCGGGGCAACAGGAAGTGTGCATCCTGGACGTCGGCGGATTTCCGTTGCGCCAGCCATGGCTGATCATGCACCGGCGTTCGAAGCTCCTGTCGTTGCCGGCGCGCGCCTTTCTCGACGAACTGCTGCGACGACCGCAAGCGCCTTGCTGA
- a CDS encoding response regulator, whose amino-acid sequence MNPSDTTADLLHKLGKDLVRKRALLIDRYPNARNTLRTMLSTIGVTTVHAAGTSAEVLRQVRANSFDIILSDYQLEDGRDGQQLLDELRQQHLVRLATVFIIVTSERTYHNVVSVAELAPDDYLIKPFTADDLRGRLLRAVDKKQFLAAVFDHLDNGAYAQALLACDRLLGQDSGYLMDLLRCKGEILNVLGRSAEAQAVYQQVLAQRVLPWARMGLAVACRNQQQFAEAESLGHSLVEDFPEFTAAYDFLAEVREEMGKLAEAQSVLLQAAAKSPNNAARQRLVGDLAVRNNDLQTAEKAYGKVLDRRRGSTLSNVDDYTNLSRVLLDRGQTDGAHKITAQLRRDWRGSKQGELAALVMETLCASQEGNAVKAREIVEQALQLGKSLQEAGKGSLLSQALTLDLAQACLATGKDEEAREIFRQVAAENHEDRSMIAKVQSIYTKAGKEGDGQALLAEVGKAIVELNNRGVLAARNGDVEGSVKLLIEAAERVPNLQFLVNATKAIFTLLDQKGWDADLARRGLRYLQLAQAKDMRNVRVISARELYQRVARKYGVALVPTAGASAAGGRPVR is encoded by the coding sequence ATGAACCCATCGGATACCACCGCTGACCTCCTGCACAAGCTGGGCAAGGATCTGGTGCGCAAACGCGCGCTGCTGATCGATCGTTACCCGAATGCGCGCAACACGCTGCGGACGATGCTGTCGACGATCGGCGTCACGACCGTGCATGCCGCGGGCACCTCAGCGGAGGTCCTGCGGCAGGTCAGGGCCAACAGTTTCGACATCATTCTCTCCGACTACCAGCTCGAAGACGGACGTGACGGTCAACAGCTGCTGGACGAGTTGCGGCAACAGCACCTGGTGCGTCTGGCCACCGTCTTCATCATCGTCACCAGCGAGCGCACCTACCACAACGTCGTTTCGGTGGCTGAACTCGCTCCTGACGATTACCTGATCAAGCCTTTTACGGCTGACGACCTACGCGGACGGTTGCTGCGCGCCGTCGACAAGAAACAGTTTCTTGCCGCCGTTTTCGATCATCTGGACAACGGGGCCTACGCGCAGGCCCTGTTGGCCTGTGATCGTCTCCTGGGACAGGACAGCGGTTACCTCATGGACCTGCTGCGTTGCAAGGGAGAGATTCTGAACGTGCTCGGACGTTCTGCCGAAGCGCAGGCGGTATACCAGCAGGTGCTTGCGCAACGCGTGCTGCCTTGGGCGAGAATGGGCCTGGCCGTCGCCTGTCGCAATCAGCAGCAGTTTGCCGAGGCCGAGAGTCTGGGACATTCGCTGGTCGAGGATTTCCCGGAGTTCACCGCCGCCTATGATTTCCTCGCCGAGGTCCGCGAAGAAATGGGCAAGCTGGCGGAAGCCCAGTCGGTGTTGCTGCAGGCTGCAGCGAAGTCGCCGAACAACGCGGCGCGACAGCGGCTGGTGGGTGACCTGGCGGTGCGCAACAATGACTTGCAGACGGCGGAGAAAGCCTACGGCAAGGTGCTGGATCGTCGGCGTGGTTCTACCCTGAGCAATGTCGACGACTATACGAACCTCTCGCGGGTTCTGCTCGACAGGGGCCAGACCGACGGTGCGCACAAGATCACCGCACAACTGCGGCGCGATTGGCGGGGCAGCAAGCAGGGCGAACTGGCGGCACTGGTCATGGAGACTCTCTGCGCCAGCCAGGAAGGCAACGCGGTCAAGGCCCGCGAGATCGTTGAGCAGGCCCTCCAATTGGGCAAGTCGCTGCAGGAGGCTGGCAAAGGCTCGCTGCTGTCGCAGGCGCTGACTCTCGACTTGGCACAGGCATGCCTTGCCACCGGCAAGGACGAGGAGGCGCGGGAGATCTTCCGCCAAGTGGCTGCCGAAAATCATGAAGACCGCAGCATGATCGCCAAGGTGCAGAGCATCTACACCAAGGCGGGCAAGGAAGGGGACGGGCAGGCGCTGCTGGCTGAAGTCGGCAAGGCGATCGTCGAACTGAACAATCGCGGCGTTCTGGCCGCGCGCAATGGCGACGTCGAAGGTTCGGTGAAATTGCTGATCGAGGCTGCGGAACGGGTACCCAATCTGCAGTTCCTGGTCAACGCGACGAAGGCGATATTCACCCTTCTCGACCAGAAGGGCTGGGACGCCGATCTTGCGCGGCGTGGCCTGCGTTACCTGCAACTGGCGCAAGCGAAGGACATGCGCAACGTGCGGGTGATTTCGGCACGCGAACTTTACCAGCGTGTGGCGCGCAAGTACGGCGTAGCGCTGGTGCCCACAGCCGGTGCTTCCGCTGCCGGAGGGCGACCAGTGCGGTAG
- a CDS encoding ABC transporter substrate-binding protein, with protein sequence MRIKLLQASLLAFLGIVCAAGTRAEINVGVTLSATGPAASLGIPEKNTVALLPTTIAGQKLNYIVLDDASDTTTAVKNTRKLLAENRVDLVIGSTTTPNSLAMIDVVAEGETPMISMAAGARIIDPMDGKRAWVFKTPQNDAQMATAIVQHMLDNKVRTVAYIGFADAYGEGWWNEFSKIAEARKIQIVGNERFNRADTSVTGQVLKILAARPDAVLVGGAGTPAALPQKSLKEKGYKGLMYQTHGVANADFLRVCGKDCEGTFLPAGPVLVAAQLPDSNPIKKVALDYVTKYEAMHGKGTASTFGAHAWDASLLLANAVPEALKKAQPGTPGFRQALRHALEKTTNLTGAHGVFNMSPQDHLGFDQRARVMVRIDNGTWKLVQ encoded by the coding sequence ATGAGAATCAAGCTGCTGCAGGCCAGTCTGCTGGCGTTCCTGGGAATCGTTTGCGCTGCCGGCACACGGGCCGAAATCAACGTCGGCGTGACGCTGTCGGCGACCGGGCCTGCTGCTTCGCTCGGGATTCCGGAAAAGAATACCGTCGCACTGCTGCCGACGACCATCGCCGGCCAGAAGCTCAACTACATCGTTCTCGATGACGCTTCCGACACCACGACGGCGGTAAAGAATACGCGCAAGCTGCTCGCCGAAAACAGGGTTGATCTGGTGATCGGTTCCACGACCACCCCCAACTCGCTGGCGATGATCGACGTCGTTGCCGAGGGTGAAACGCCGATGATCTCGATGGCGGCCGGGGCGCGGATCATCGATCCGATGGACGGCAAGCGCGCCTGGGTCTTCAAGACACCGCAGAATGACGCCCAGATGGCCACTGCGATCGTCCAGCACATGCTCGACAACAAGGTCAGGACGGTCGCCTACATCGGCTTCGCCGACGCCTACGGCGAGGGCTGGTGGAACGAGTTCTCGAAGATTGCCGAGGCGCGCAAGATCCAGATCGTCGGCAACGAGCGTTTCAATCGCGCCGATACGTCGGTGACGGGGCAGGTACTGAAGATCCTTGCCGCCAGGCCGGATGCGGTCCTGGTGGGTGGCGCCGGGACACCGGCGGCCCTGCCGCAGAAGTCGCTCAAGGAAAAGGGCTACAAGGGTCTGATGTATCAGACGCACGGGGTCGCCAATGCAGACTTTCTGCGCGTCTGCGGCAAGGACTGCGAAGGCACCTTCCTGCCTGCCGGACCCGTTCTGGTGGCAGCCCAGCTGCCCGACAGCAACCCGATCAAGAAGGTGGCGCTCGACTATGTGACGAAGTACGAGGCCATGCACGGCAAGGGAACGGCCTCGACTTTCGGCGCGCATGCGTGGGATGCCAGCCTGCTGCTGGCCAATGCCGTGCCGGAAGCACTGAAGAAGGCGCAGCCGGGAACCCCCGGGTTTCGCCAGGCGCTGCGTCACGCGCTGGAGAAGACGACGAATCTCACGGGCGCGCACGGAGTGTTCAACATGAGCCCGCAGGACCATCTCGGTTTCGATCAGCGGGCACGGGTGATGGTCCGGATCGACAACGGTACCTGGAAGCTGGTGCAATAG